A window from Streptomyces sp. NBC_00299 encodes these proteins:
- a CDS encoding universal stress protein, protein MTEQHSHQFERGTDGPKVIVVGVDGSDSSLRAAAYAGGLARRQHALLAVVYVQPVMSAGAALGAPVAETTDEIAEDLIAQIRDATERVKGIFDVRWEFHTFPGDPYNGLVKAADDLKADAVVVGASEQAGHRIVGSVAVRLVKAGRWPVTVVP, encoded by the coding sequence GTGACGGAACAGCACTCGCACCAGTTCGAGCGGGGCACTGACGGGCCCAAGGTCATCGTGGTCGGGGTGGACGGCTCCGACTCCTCGCTCCGCGCCGCGGCCTACGCCGGTGGCCTGGCCCGACGGCAGCACGCGCTGCTCGCCGTCGTGTACGTGCAGCCGGTGATGTCGGCGGGCGCGGCTCTCGGGGCGCCGGTCGCGGAGACCACCGACGAGATCGCCGAGGATCTGATCGCCCAGATCAGGGACGCGACCGAGCGGGTGAAGGGGATATTCGACGTCCGCTGGGAGTTCCACACCTTCCCCGGCGACCCCTACAACGGCCTGGTGAAGGCGGCGGACGACTTGAAGGCGGACGCCGTGGTGGTGGGCGCCTCGGAGCAGGCCGGGCACCGGATCGTCGGTTCCGTCGCGGTGCGGTTGGTCAAGGCGGGGCGGTGGCCGGTGACGGTGGTGCCGTAG
- a CDS encoding alpha/beta fold hydrolase, translated as MVLLRSGYVDHRVFHRQIPALAAEYRVVALDIRGHGASANASMPFRWADDVAALLRHLDAGPAVLVGVSMGGLAATNTVLEHPELIRAVVTCGAATGEFQYTDDWTRALQAEMASKLAAGDVEGWLDAFVKVVPGEHRSLADVDQDILRLMRDMAGNTLSKHAPGEKDWFVPVTDTFARASEIAVPLLTLNGGLEPADMLAAAERLAATVRDGRAEVIEGVGHYPNLEKPEIFNRILSEFLHTL; from the coding sequence CGTCAGATCCCGGCCCTCGCCGCCGAGTACCGGGTGGTCGCCCTGGACATACGCGGCCACGGGGCCTCCGCCAACGCGTCCATGCCCTTCCGCTGGGCCGACGACGTGGCCGCCCTGCTGCGCCACCTCGATGCCGGGCCCGCGGTCCTCGTAGGCGTGTCGATGGGCGGGCTGGCCGCCACCAACACGGTGCTGGAGCACCCGGAACTCATCCGTGCGGTGGTCACCTGCGGCGCCGCGACCGGTGAGTTCCAGTACACGGACGACTGGACCCGCGCGCTCCAGGCCGAGATGGCGAGCAAGCTGGCCGCGGGGGATGTCGAAGGCTGGCTCGACGCCTTCGTGAAGGTCGTACCCGGCGAGCACCGGAGCCTGGCCGACGTCGACCAGGACATCCTGCGCCTGATGCGGGACATGGCCGGCAACACGCTCTCGAAGCACGCGCCCGGCGAGAAGGACTGGTTCGTGCCCGTGACCGACACCTTCGCCCGGGCATCGGAGATCGCCGTCCCGCTGCTCACCCTCAACGGCGGCCTGGAACCCGCCGACATGCTCGCCGCGGCCGAGCGGCTCGCCGCCACCGTCCGCGACGGCCGTGCCGAGGTCATCGAAGGCGTCGGCCACTACCCGAACCTGGAGAAGCCGGAGATCTTCAACCGGATCCTGTCCGAGTTCCTGCACACCCTCTGA